In Equus caballus isolate H_3958 breed thoroughbred chromosome 7, TB-T2T, whole genome shotgun sequence, one DNA window encodes the following:
- the ZNF333 gene encoding zinc finger protein 333 isoform X2: protein MQIRPGMGERETPSVPEDQPALWESPWTSGYTELKAAVQIQRAAMPVPALGLPNWWGAGGSALPAQDPMRHQEASAEEAAMTPGVLTACPQELVTFADVAVLFTPEEWLFLDSAQRSLYRDVMLENYRNLASVGDQLCTPSTFVHLEQREEPWTTERGLCPGARPESQLQPQDSLANHDISVEIPSIGAQRVRAVAGEQLHKHAELGAPLPVEPLCPSQRIPAGGDPCGCRGRGEAFLQMGLMAPEKAGGGDKALACGQCAKSFRYSSDLARHARTHSAERGFACRECGRAFKCPSNLRRHARAHTGEKPFACAQCGKAFTRNFNLLLHRRSHTGEKPYACPACGKTFNQPSSLRSHARTHTGEKPFACAHCGKAFREPSSLKTHLRTHTREKPYACEQCGKPFRTSTHLSVHRRVHTGEKPYGCATCGQVLSRLSTLRSHMRTHTGEKPYACQQCGRAFSEPSSLRKHVRTHTGHKPYACQQCGRAFGQSSHLTVHGRTHTTGRPYACTQCEKAFRHSSSLAVHRRAHAAAKKT from the exons GAGCTGAAGGCGGCTGTGCAGATTCAGAGGGCGGCCATGCCTGTGCCTGCGCTGGGCCTCCCCAACTGGTGGGGggccggtggttctg ctctgcctgcccaggaCCCCATGCGGCACCAGGAGGCCAGTGCAGAGGAAGCAGCCATGACTCCTGGGGTGCTGACCGCCTGCCCACAG GAACTGGTCACCTTCGCAGATGTGGCCGTGCTGTTCACTCCAGAAGAGTGGCTGTTTCTAGACTCTGCTCAGAGGAGCCTGTACAGAgacgtgatgctggagaactatAGGAACCTGGCCTCCGTGG GAGATCAGCTGTGCACACCCAGCACCTTTGTTCATTTGGAGCAAAGAGAGGAGCCGTGGACCACCGAGAGAGGACTGTGCCCAGGAGCCCGTCCAG AATCTCAACTTCAACCGCAAGATTCACTTGCTAACCACGATATTTCTGTGGAGATTCCATCCATTGGCGCGCAGAGG GTGCGGGCTGTGGCTGGAGAGCAGCTTCATAAACACGCCGAACTTGGGGCACCCCTTCCCGTCGAGCCGCTCTGTCCGTCCCAGAGGATTCCTGCCGGCGGGGACCCGTGCGGATGCCGTGGGCGTGGCGAGGCCTTCCTCCAGATGGGCCTCATGGCGCCGGAGAAGGCGGGGGGCGGGGACAAGGCCCTCGCCTGCGGCCAGTGTGCCAAGTCCTTTCGGTACAGCTCGGACCTCGCCCGGCACGCGCGCACGCACAGCGCGGAGAGGGGCTTCGCGTGCCGCGAGTGCGGGCGTGCCTTCAAGTGCCCGTCCAACCTGCGGCGCCATGCGCGCGCGCACACCGGCGAGAAGCCCTTCGCGTGCGCCCAGTGCGGCAAGGCCTTCACGAGGAACTTCAACCTGCTGCTGCACCGCAGGAGCCACACGGGCGAGAAGCCCTATGCGTGCCCGGCCTGCGGGAAGACCTTCAACCAGCCGTCGTCCCTGCGCAGCCATGCGCGCACGCACACGGGCGAGAAGCCATTCGCGTGTGCCCACTGTGGCAAGGCCTTCCGCGAGCCCTCGTCGCTGAAGACGCACCTGCGCACGCACACCAGGGAGAAGCCGTACGCGTGTGAGCAGTGCGGCAAGCCCTTCCGCACCAGCACGCACCTGAGCGTGCACCGGCGGGTCCACACGGGCGAGAAGCCCTACGGCTGCGCCACATGCGGGCAGGTCCTGAGCCGCCTCTCCACGCTCCGGAGCCACATGCGGACGCACACTGGGGAGAAGCCGTACGCGTGCCAGCAATGCGGGCGCGCCTTCAGTGAGCCCTCGTCCCTCCGGAAGCACGTGCGCACCCACACGGGCCACAAGCCCTATGCGTGCCAGCAGTGCGGGCGCGCCTTCGGCCAGTCCTCACACCTGACGGTGCACGGGAGGACGCACACCACGGGCAGACCCTATGCGTGCACGCAGTGTGAGAAGGCCTTCCGGCACAGCTCCTCGCTGGCCGTGCACAGACGGGCTCACGCCGCCGCCAAGAAGACGTGA